A single region of the Anaerolineae bacterium genome encodes:
- a CDS encoding Cell division transporter, ATP-binding protein FtsE, protein MTDWVIEAENITKVYRMGSVEVPALRGVSLRVARGSVTAIMGPSGSGKSTLMNLLGCLDRPTSGKYVLDGENVAELNDNQLASIRNRKIGFVFQTFNLLPRATALNNVELPLRYSNANGNRVEKARQALEAVGLGNRIHHRPNELSGGQQQRVAIARAIINHPSIIFADEPTGNLDSKSGEEIMDLLMTLNRQMGTTLILVTHDPDIATYADRVIFIRDGQIVREECK, encoded by the coding sequence ATGACGGACTGGGTGATTGAGGCCGAGAATATCACCAAGGTTTATCGGATGGGCAGTGTAGAAGTGCCGGCATTGCGAGGGGTCTCATTAAGGGTGGCACGAGGCAGTGTGACAGCGATTATGGGGCCCTCTGGGTCGGGGAAATCTACGCTGATGAATTTACTGGGTTGTCTCGACCGCCCGACTTCAGGTAAATACGTGCTCGATGGTGAAAATGTGGCGGAGTTAAACGATAATCAATTAGCCAGCATTCGCAACCGTAAAATTGGTTTTGTCTTCCAGACGTTTAACCTCTTGCCACGCGCAACCGCTCTGAACAATGTGGAGTTGCCTTTGAGGTATAGCAACGCGAATGGAAACCGGGTTGAAAAGGCGCGTCAGGCTTTGGAGGCGGTTGGTTTAGGTAACCGCATCCATCACCGCCCTAACGAACTTTCTGGTGGACAACAGCAACGGGTGGCAATTGCCCGCGCCATCATCAATCATCCTTCGATTATCTTTGCCGATGAACCGACCGGAAACCTGGATAGCAAATCGGGTGAGGAGATCATGGATTTGCTGATGACGTTAAACCGCCAGATGGGAACGACGTTGATCCTTGTCACGCACGACCCGGATATCGCCACTTATGCCGATCGGGTAATCTTTATCCGCGATGGTCAGATTGTACGGGAGGAGTGTAAATGA
- a CDS encoding DNA polymerase III epsilon subunit: MSTDLFPENAPYQVFFDVETTGLDPYAGDRVCEVGIVVAQGDQILETYTSLVNPLRPISAGAAAVNGLSDEILRNQPTFAEIADEVVRRLHGQVVVCHNAPFDLGFLQSELTRLGRSWQPYQIIDTLQLARKYFHFASNSLSAVANALGIVVQDAHRALGDALTTYRVFRYFQQQLSAQSDLSASVPWQAPRKPDFGPASGFDLPPLLRQALDTQSDIEILYQDGSGNLTRRRIRPTQILSGSGIVYVVAYCHLRGEERSFRLDRMKILSNGGDDGV; this comes from the coding sequence ATGTCCACCGATCTTTTCCCTGAAAACGCGCCCTATCAGGTGTTCTTCGACGTTGAGACGACGGGTCTAGACCCTTACGCGGGCGATCGGGTGTGTGAAGTTGGCATTGTGGTTGCCCAGGGTGATCAAATCCTCGAAACCTATACTTCTCTGGTCAACCCTCTCAGACCCATCTCTGCGGGCGCGGCTGCTGTAAACGGTTTAAGTGATGAGATATTGCGCAATCAACCAACCTTTGCCGAGATCGCCGATGAAGTCGTTCGACGCCTGCATGGTCAGGTCGTTGTGTGCCACAATGCCCCCTTTGATTTAGGATTTTTACAAAGTGAACTTACCCGTTTAGGGCGCTCATGGCAGCCCTATCAGATCATCGACACCCTGCAACTCGCCCGTAAATACTTTCATTTTGCCTCCAACAGTCTCAGCGCGGTCGCCAACGCCCTGGGCATTGTGGTTCAAGATGCCCATCGTGCCCTTGGCGACGCTCTGACTACCTACCGCGTCTTTCGTTATTTTCAACAGCAGTTAAGCGCACAAAGCGATCTTTCCGCATCTGTTCCCTGGCAGGCGCCCAGGAAACCGGATTTTGGACCGGCGAGCGGCTTCGACCTGCCTCCTCTCCTGCGACAGGCTCTCGATACGCAATCTGACATCGAGATTCTCTATCAGGACGGCAGTGGCAATCTCACCCGCCGTCGTATCCGTCCTACCCAAATCCTGAGCGGGTCCGGGATCGTATATGTGGTTGCCTATTGTCATCTACGCGGTGAAGAGCGTTCTTTTCGCCTTGACCGCATGAAAATTCTATCCAATGGAGGCGATGATGGTGTCTGA
- a CDS encoding ABC-type antimicrobial peptide transport system, permease component, protein MRFLDILLEALQSISVNKMRSGLTILGIVIGVAAVIAMLGIGNGTKQSITNQIESLGTNLLFVNAGGDADNPEPLTLRDAEAIQDRSKAPSVANVAPILQTQITASVAGESTYTTLIGVTAAYFAVQNVKIAEGSAILDRHVTNYETVVILGSEVAEDLFNRTSDLVGEKVRLNGQVFTVIGVLESAGGTSFGSQDNRVLVPLSSAQVRLVSRSVPDEVSMIYVQAKDSESVESAMEEVARILRARHRRNLGIDDFEIRSTQSFLETASTITGIMTAFLGGIAGVSLLVGGIGIMNIMLVTVVERTREIGLRKAVGARRIDILIQFLLESLLLSLSGGVIGILLGYAISFLIDRLATMSGTSINPLITLDSILMATLFSLAVGIFFGLYPANRAARLEPVEALRSE, encoded by the coding sequence ATGAGATTCCTGGATATTCTGCTCGAAGCCTTACAAAGCATCTCGGTTAACAAAATGCGCTCCGGTTTGACGATCTTGGGGATCGTGATTGGTGTAGCAGCCGTTATTGCCATGCTGGGAATTGGCAATGGCACCAAACAGAGTATCACCAACCAAATCGAAAGCCTGGGTACCAATCTTCTCTTTGTTAACGCCGGCGGGGATGCCGATAATCCTGAACCTTTAACCCTCCGCGATGCTGAAGCCATTCAGGACCGCAGTAAAGCGCCTTCTGTCGCGAATGTTGCTCCAATCTTGCAAACCCAGATAACGGCTTCCGTTGCTGGTGAAAGCACCTATACTACTTTGATTGGGGTGACCGCGGCTTACTTTGCAGTCCAGAATGTAAAAATTGCTGAAGGGAGCGCCATCCTGGACAGGCATGTCACGAATTATGAAACGGTTGTTATTTTGGGCAGTGAGGTTGCTGAAGATCTGTTCAATCGCACCTCCGACCTGGTGGGGGAGAAAGTGCGCCTCAATGGACAGGTTTTTACCGTGATTGGTGTCCTGGAGTCGGCTGGCGGAACTTCCTTTGGCAGTCAAGATAACCGTGTTCTGGTGCCATTAAGTTCCGCCCAGGTGCGTCTGGTCAGTCGCAGCGTACCGGATGAAGTGAGCATGATATACGTGCAGGCAAAAGATTCGGAAAGCGTTGAATCTGCAATGGAAGAAGTCGCGCGGATCTTACGCGCCCGTCACCGTCGCAACCTTGGCATCGATGATTTTGAGATCCGCAGTACGCAATCTTTTTTGGAAACCGCCTCGACCATTACCGGCATCATGACCGCTTTCCTCGGTGGGATTGCCGGCGTCTCCTTACTTGTAGGAGGTATTGGCATCATGAATATTATGTTGGTTACAGTAGTCGAACGGACTCGTGAAATTGGTTTAAGAAAGGCGGTAGGAGCAAGACGAATTGATATCCTCATCCAATTTCTTTTGGAATCGCTCTTACTCAGTTTGAGTGGCGGGGTGATTGGCATCCTGTTAGGTTATGCGATCTCTTTTCTGATTGATCGCCTGGCAACGATGAGCGGTACCTCCATCAATCCGTTAATTACCCTGGATTCGATCTTGATGGCAACTTTGTTCTCCTTAGCGGTAGGCATTTTCTTCGGTCTATACCCTGCAAACCGGGCCGCCAGGCTGGAACCGGTGGAGGCTTTGCGCAGTGAGTGA
- a CDS encoding putative two-component system response regulator, giving the protein MIRVIVVDDQAVVCDGLELILGSDPQLQVVGKAYDGDQALEQVAEKKPDLVLMDLKMPGLNGIQATREIKRRFPEVKVLALTTYGEDEWVFDAIRAGADGYLLKGIKREELLQAVKGTMEGKTHVDPAVAGKLFQSVARATAPFPTKLKEALSEREVEILRLIAQGYTNAEIADKLYLTRGTVRNYVSSILEKLGVEDRTQAAILAIQYGLAEK; this is encoded by the coding sequence GTGATCCGGGTTATTGTTGTAGATGATCAAGCGGTTGTCTGCGATGGCTTAGAGCTGATCCTCGGTTCGGATCCTCAGCTTCAGGTGGTCGGCAAAGCCTATGATGGCGATCAAGCCCTGGAGCAAGTGGCAGAAAAAAAGCCCGACCTGGTCCTGATGGACTTAAAGATGCCGGGCTTGAATGGCATCCAGGCCACACGGGAGATCAAGCGCCGCTTTCCGGAGGTGAAAGTTTTAGCTCTCACCACCTATGGGGAGGACGAGTGGGTCTTCGACGCTATTCGAGCCGGGGCAGATGGCTACCTGCTAAAAGGCATCAAGCGCGAGGAGTTACTTCAAGCAGTGAAGGGCACTATGGAAGGAAAAACCCATGTAGATCCGGCTGTTGCCGGCAAGCTCTTTCAAAGTGTTGCCAGGGCGACTGCGCCGTTTCCCACCAAGCTGAAGGAAGCCTTAAGCGAACGAGAGGTGGAAATCCTGCGCCTCATTGCTCAAGGGTATACCAACGCAGAAATTGCCGATAAGCTCTATCTAACGCGCGGCACGGTGCGCAACTATGTCAGTTCGATTTTGGAAAAATTAGGCGTAGAAGACCGCACCCAAGCCGCAATCCTGGCGATCCAATATGGTCTGGCAGAAAAGTAA
- a CDS encoding putative Co/Zn/Cd efflux system membrane fusion protein: protein MKKKKFWIAALVMILFGGGFLVYRWISQQRTLQQAASNIQTAQVQEGELTITLNATGTVRSAQSATLYWGTSGTVEKVYVQVGDSVQAGQKLAELAKYSLPQSVISAEADLMAAKKALEDLYTNAEVAKAQAMNDIATYAEAVRDAQYQLDYFIVPAEQAKMTAMEALAVMEERLEIARKAFEPYRLAEYDSPTRQKLKEALDLAQANYDTAVKRLKYEYALQVAKANLAKAQQDYETYKDGPPPDELAEAQAAITSAEAAMRLAWIEAPFAGVVTRAIPLVGDQVTTSTEAFRIDDLSTLYVDLSVSEVDINQIQIGQPVTITLDALRGKQFKGEVSAVAMVSESTDYTVTVRLLEVSSEVRPGMTSTAEILIQTTGRSLLVPNEAIRYENGNQVVYVLKPGEGVQAVTIQIGVSSDSYSQVLSGDLQVGDTILLNTGDVSVARGFFPIMGGMGGPPPGERPQRNPGSSGGGQP from the coding sequence ATGAAGAAGAAAAAATTTTGGATTGCTGCTCTTGTGATGATCCTTTTTGGAGGAGGATTTCTTGTTTATCGCTGGATAAGCCAGCAAAGAACCTTACAGCAAGCGGCATCCAATATCCAGACCGCGCAGGTACAGGAAGGCGAATTGACGATCACCCTCAACGCCACCGGCACGGTGCGTTCGGCGCAAAGCGCAACGCTATACTGGGGGACGAGTGGAACGGTGGAAAAAGTTTATGTACAGGTCGGAGATAGCGTCCAGGCTGGTCAAAAATTAGCCGAGCTGGCAAAATATTCTCTGCCCCAATCGGTGATCTCTGCCGAGGCAGACTTGATGGCGGCGAAAAAGGCTCTTGAGGACCTTTACACAAATGCTGAAGTGGCGAAAGCTCAGGCAATGAATGACATTGCCACCTATGCCGAGGCCGTTCGCGATGCCCAATATCAATTAGATTATTTTATCGTGCCAGCGGAGCAGGCAAAGATGACTGCCATGGAAGCCTTAGCCGTTATGGAAGAACGGCTGGAAATAGCTCGGAAAGCTTTTGAGCCTTATCGTCTAGCTGAATATGATAGCCCTACGCGGCAAAAACTGAAAGAAGCCCTGGATTTAGCTCAGGCAAATTATGATACTGCGGTTAAACGCCTCAAGTATGAATATGCCCTGCAGGTTGCCAAAGCCAATTTGGCTAAAGCGCAACAGGATTATGAAACGTATAAGGATGGACCTCCGCCAGATGAATTGGCAGAAGCACAGGCGGCCATCACCTCAGCTGAAGCAGCCATGCGCCTGGCGTGGATCGAAGCTCCTTTTGCCGGCGTGGTGACCAGGGCAATTCCCCTGGTGGGCGATCAGGTTACAACCAGTACAGAGGCGTTCCGCATTGACGATCTTTCAACCTTGTATGTCGATCTCTCGGTATCGGAAGTGGATATCAACCAGATCCAAATCGGTCAGCCGGTGACCATTACCCTGGATGCTTTACGTGGCAAACAATTTAAGGGAGAAGTGAGTGCTGTGGCAATGGTTTCGGAGAGCACAGACTACACGGTGACGGTGCGCTTGCTGGAGGTCAGCTCTGAAGTTCGACCTGGTATGACCAGTACAGCCGAAATTTTGATCCAAACCACAGGACGCTCCTTGCTTGTGCCAAATGAAGCCATCCGGTATGAGAATGGCAATCAAGTCGTTTATGTCTTGAAGCCGGGTGAAGGAGTTCAAGCGGTGACGATTCAAATAGGAGTTTCCTCGGATAGCTATAGCCAGGTTCTAAGCGGAGACCTGCAAGTAGGAGATACGATCCTGTTGAACACCGGCGATGTCTCTGTAGCGAGGGGTTTCTTCCCGATCATGGGTGGCATGGGCGGTCCGCCCCCTGGCGAACGACCTCAGCGCAATCCGGGGAGCAGTGGTGGAGGACAGCCATGA
- a CDS encoding Lipoate synthase: MPFTPTRDRINPQTQNTTPQRRPDWIRVRAPSGETYEWLQGLMRSKALHTVCEEAMCPNLGECWGAGTATFLMMGDICTRSCGFCDIKRGRPQALDWLEPERIAQAVKAMKLKHAVITSVNRDDRPDGGAPIFAMVIRRIRQVFPGCSIEVLIPDFKGSLEALKIVMDARPEILNHNVETVPRLFKLVQPQDRYEWAAATLSNAKKLDPQVLTKSGIMVGLGETMEEVKAVMRDQRSWGVDILTIGQYLQPSKKHLPIARYYTPEEFVELKQYGLNIGFKWVESAPLVRSSYHAAEQVRALSVIHRQLYGEIDSSQTASK, encoded by the coding sequence ATGCCATTTACACCAACGCGGGATCGGATCAATCCGCAAACTCAGAACACCACGCCACAGCGCCGTCCAGATTGGATTCGAGTGCGTGCCCCCAGCGGCGAAACTTACGAATGGTTACAGGGCTTAATGCGCAGCAAAGCCCTGCACACCGTCTGCGAAGAAGCCATGTGTCCCAACCTGGGCGAGTGCTGGGGGGCTGGCACCGCCACTTTTTTGATGATGGGTGACATTTGCACGCGCAGTTGTGGCTTCTGCGATATCAAGCGTGGGCGACCACAAGCCCTGGATTGGTTGGAACCAGAGCGAATCGCTCAAGCCGTAAAGGCGATGAAGCTCAAACATGCTGTGATCACCAGCGTCAATCGCGATGACCGTCCAGATGGCGGCGCACCGATTTTCGCCATGGTTATCCGTCGCATTCGGCAGGTCTTTCCAGGTTGTTCGATTGAAGTATTAATTCCGGACTTTAAAGGCAGCCTCGAAGCCCTTAAGATCGTCATGGACGCCCGCCCAGAAATCCTCAATCACAACGTTGAGACGGTGCCGCGCCTGTTCAAACTCGTTCAACCTCAAGATCGCTACGAGTGGGCAGCCGCTACGTTGAGCAACGCTAAAAAACTCGACCCTCAGGTTCTGACCAAATCGGGGATCATGGTAGGGTTAGGTGAGACAATGGAGGAGGTCAAAGCGGTGATGCGCGATCAGCGCTCCTGGGGCGTGGACATCCTGACCATCGGTCAATATTTGCAACCCAGCAAGAAACACTTACCGATCGCCCGCTATTACACGCCAGAAGAGTTTGTCGAGTTGAAGCAATATGGGTTAAACATCGGCTTTAAGTGGGTGGAAAGCGCCCCGCTGGTGCGATCATCCTATCATGCCGCCGAACAGGTGCGCGCTTTGAGCGTCATCCATCGCCAGTTGTACGGTGAAATCGATTCTTCTCAAACGGCATCCAAATAG
- a CDS encoding Aminopeptidase YpdF (MP-, MA-, MS-, AP-, NP- specific), translating into MVSDLVPEKVAQAVKILQEKEVDLWLTFVRETMLAADPILPLIYGDGDLTWHSALLICRGGERIAVVGHYEAEAVQRLGAYTQVIPYHQSIRPVLRELIATLDPHQIAINTSLSDPLADGLTYGMHQHLLDILGDTPYISRLISSEDIIHALVGRKTEGEIARIRAAVETTEEIFVETFNFLQPGQSEQEIALFMQKRAAARGVGLAWSAENCPAVNAGPDSPVGHSGPTGLRVQRGHLVHFDFGVRKDGFCSDIQRVVYFLAEGETQPPAEVQRGFEVIVEAIQKAAQAMKPGVLGYEVDAIARQTVTQAGYEEYMYGTGHQLGRRAHDGGGMLGPLWERYGDSPRKPLDVGQVYTIEPGLMVPGRGYIGLEEDVVVTPEGAEFLSRPQVELICM; encoded by the coding sequence ATGGTGTCTGATTTGGTGCCCGAAAAAGTAGCCCAGGCAGTAAAAATCCTGCAGGAAAAAGAGGTCGACCTCTGGCTGACCTTTGTGCGCGAAACGATGCTGGCTGCCGATCCAATCCTGCCGCTGATCTACGGCGATGGCGACCTCACCTGGCACAGTGCACTGCTGATCTGTCGTGGTGGGGAACGCATTGCTGTTGTCGGGCATTACGAGGCTGAAGCTGTCCAACGCCTGGGAGCCTATACTCAGGTGATTCCCTACCATCAAAGCATCCGACCAGTATTGCGGGAACTCATCGCTACCCTCGATCCACACCAGATCGCCATCAACACCTCTTTGAGTGACCCTCTGGCAGATGGCTTGACGTATGGCATGCACCAGCACCTGCTGGACATTTTGGGCGATACCCCTTACATCAGTCGTTTGATCTCTTCCGAAGACATCATCCACGCTCTCGTAGGGCGCAAAACGGAAGGAGAAATCGCCCGCATCCGGGCCGCGGTTGAAACGACCGAAGAGATCTTCGTTGAGACTTTCAACTTCTTGCAACCGGGGCAGAGCGAGCAGGAAATTGCGCTGTTTATGCAGAAGCGAGCAGCCGCGCGTGGGGTAGGGTTAGCCTGGTCGGCAGAAAATTGTCCGGCTGTCAACGCCGGTCCCGATTCGCCGGTGGGACATAGCGGACCGACCGGGTTGCGCGTCCAGCGTGGTCATCTGGTGCACTTTGACTTTGGCGTACGGAAAGACGGTTTTTGTTCCGACATTCAGCGCGTTGTCTATTTCCTCGCTGAAGGTGAAACCCAACCACCTGCGGAAGTGCAACGCGGCTTTGAGGTGATTGTCGAGGCGATTCAGAAAGCTGCCCAGGCGATGAAACCCGGCGTGTTGGGATATGAGGTAGATGCAATTGCCCGCCAGACAGTCACCCAGGCTGGCTACGAAGAATATATGTATGGCACGGGTCACCAACTCGGCCGGCGGGCACACGATGGCGGCGGCATGCTCGGACCCCTCTGGGAACGTTACGGCGATTCACCCAGGAAACCTTTGGATGTAGGACAGGTGTACACGATTGAGCCGGGGTTGATGGTACCCGGCAGGGGCTATATCGGACTCGAAGAGGACGTTGTGGTTACCCCGGAGGGTGCAGAATTTCTTTCCCGCCCACAAGTGGAATTAATTTGTATGTAG
- a CDS encoding putative two-component system sensor kinase encodes MIPEMKAIEMEPGFLQVFRIYVWMRVVWLFFLPTLRQRPSSVLVFDEIGFPVALVILDTIFLIAYLYWHGFRETLGRAYIPIALIFATVTLILEGHFLSGQRDFIPLDPFTYILLILTAWQYDFRAVILFSIGTALLQWGLIWFLPQNVPLLLFIPDSPMAQRVMMIGFLVSRSITFLLMGYVVVRLVKAQRSQRAELARTNLRLMRHAATVEQLTLSQERNRLARELHDTLAHTLSALTVQLEALLTAWKSIPEQPRQMLEQMLNSTRAGLDETRRALSALRASPLEEMGLSLALRSLAEDYAERNGWQLTLEFPQQLEGLPGEIEQAYYRIAQEALQNSALHANAKQVRLSLQKQDGILRLQIQDNGKGFNPKEISAEQLGIRGMVERAELIGARLEIQSIPNQGTLIDLQTEIEL; translated from the coding sequence ATGATTCCAGAGATGAAAGCAATTGAAATGGAACCCGGTTTTTTACAGGTATTCCGCATCTACGTCTGGATGCGGGTAGTTTGGTTGTTCTTTTTACCTACGCTGCGCCAGCGCCCGTCCTCCGTACTTGTCTTCGATGAGATAGGTTTTCCGGTAGCTTTGGTTATCCTCGATACGATCTTTTTGATCGCTTATCTCTACTGGCATGGTTTTCGGGAAACCTTAGGACGAGCCTACATTCCCATTGCCCTGATTTTTGCAACCGTCACCCTGATTTTAGAAGGGCATTTTCTCTCAGGCCAGCGAGATTTTATCCCGTTAGATCCATTTACCTATATCCTGTTAATTCTGACAGCCTGGCAATATGATTTTCGGGCAGTGATTTTGTTCAGTATAGGCACGGCGCTTCTGCAGTGGGGGTTAATTTGGTTCCTTCCTCAGAACGTTCCTCTCCTGCTCTTCATACCCGATTCACCCATGGCTCAACGTGTTATGATGATTGGGTTTCTGGTTTCGCGATCGATCACTTTCCTGCTGATGGGGTATGTCGTTGTCCGCCTGGTCAAAGCACAACGCAGTCAGCGCGCTGAACTTGCCCGCACCAACCTGCGCTTAATGCGCCACGCTGCTACCGTCGAACAACTCACCCTCAGTCAGGAACGCAACCGCCTGGCGCGCGAACTACACGACACGCTTGCTCATACGCTCAGTGCTCTAACAGTTCAACTCGAAGCTCTGCTCACTGCCTGGAAATCGATCCCCGAGCAACCGCGCCAAATGCTCGAGCAAATGCTGAACAGCACCCGCGCCGGGCTGGATGAAACCCGGCGTGCTTTGAGCGCCTTGCGCGCCTCGCCGTTAGAGGAGATGGGCTTGAGTCTGGCGTTGCGCAGCCTGGCGGAAGACTATGCCGAACGCAATGGCTGGCAACTGACTCTCGAGTTCCCTCAGCAACTCGAGGGACTGCCCGGCGAAATCGAGCAGGCCTATTACCGCATTGCCCAGGAAGCCTTGCAAAACTCAGCCCTCCATGCCAACGCAAAACAGGTTCGCCTATCTTTGCAAAAACAGGACGGCATCCTGCGCCTTCAAATTCAAGACAATGGAAAAGGCTTCAATCCAAAAGAAATCTCAGCCGAGCAGTTGGGAATCCGCGGTATGGTTGAACGGGCAGAATTGATCGGCGCCAGGTTAGAAATCCAATCCATACCCAATCAAGGGACACTGATTGATCTGCAAACGGAGATAGAACTGTGA
- a CDS encoding putative secreted protein — translation MKPANRYALIFALLILFLLHSIGTLVESIYILDLLKTSLDEKALGLLFLFSPVLLFLFKYKPPRALIWLLFGVVFLGRGLLPYLSTSGRLFASGLSAAAVLLLFPLMLLTQIRDERPDGRSLSLGFALAVASSVLLRTLGYGIDISFQPEGAWLGWILGLGLGVALLRVNFPEQEREASSAKQTSLSLLGIWMVFALVYFAFSAPSVLARWVESDYRLTVFLVGLLCFIWLAILIIRPVWIGKLSARLVYLWNLLFTIALTATLLINRIAFPPSPDSPPLVVGPASLLQQIPYYLTLLLFPVVFLDIYVIVEQWKPKPFSPAELAPGMLSGAFLLILFAFMQIFTNVWGYVEPVSPWFRNKFWLPFFLMSALLTLVVAFQRPTLKRLPTPLSGDLSPQWLVLGVVLLGSSVWAAFATTQVRQFEPRPGALIVMTYNLQQANDSAGERSYQRQLALMQKVDADIIALQESDSARVSLNNADLVRYFAGKLGYHAYYGPGPISGTYGTAILSKYPLQNPHVVFSYSDQDEIGTAVAEIEVGGRRLIIYNVHPDGSEEAMMAFAQALLEQIGDHRYVIALGDYNLRDDDPAYQVIAARLSNVWESLYPSKISPDGIDMSGRNRIDHIFLSAPLKPRWATYLLPPDSATDHPVHWAEIIWEE, via the coding sequence ATGAAACCTGCCAACCGTTATGCGCTGATCTTTGCCCTGCTCATCCTTTTTCTCTTGCATTCCATTGGCACCCTGGTTGAATCAATCTACATTCTTGACCTGTTAAAGACTTCCCTGGACGAAAAGGCGCTGGGCTTGCTTTTTTTGTTCTCCCCTGTCCTGTTGTTCTTGTTCAAGTACAAACCACCGCGGGCATTGATCTGGCTGCTCTTTGGGGTTGTATTTCTTGGGCGAGGGTTGCTTCCCTACTTAAGCACATCTGGGCGGCTATTTGCTTCAGGGCTTAGCGCTGCGGCTGTGCTTCTCTTATTCCCCCTCATGCTTCTTACTCAGATAAGGGACGAAAGACCAGACGGGCGTTCACTTTCCTTGGGATTTGCTCTGGCGGTTGCAAGCTCTGTCCTCCTGCGCACCCTCGGTTATGGGATAGATATTTCATTCCAGCCGGAAGGGGCATGGTTGGGCTGGATTTTAGGGCTTGGATTGGGAGTAGCTTTGCTGAGAGTAAATTTTCCAGAACAAGAACGCGAAGCCTCCTCGGCAAAGCAAACTTCGCTATCCTTGCTGGGGATTTGGATGGTTTTCGCTTTAGTCTATTTTGCCTTTTCGGCGCCTTCTGTGTTGGCGCGTTGGGTGGAAAGCGATTATCGTTTGACGGTGTTCTTGGTTGGCCTTTTGTGTTTTATCTGGCTGGCAATTTTGATTATCCGTCCGGTGTGGATTGGTAAGCTATCTGCAAGGCTGGTTTACCTCTGGAACCTTCTCTTTACCATCGCCCTGACAGCAACCCTATTGATTAACCGCATTGCATTCCCTCCCTCGCCCGATTCGCCGCCATTGGTTGTAGGACCTGCCTCTTTGCTCCAACAGATTCCCTACTACTTAACGCTCTTGCTTTTCCCGGTCGTCTTCCTCGATATTTATGTCATCGTTGAGCAATGGAAGCCGAAGCCGTTTTCGCCGGCAGAGTTGGCTCCAGGAATGTTGTCAGGAGCTTTTCTGCTCATCCTCTTTGCCTTTATGCAAATCTTCACCAACGTTTGGGGGTATGTTGAGCCGGTTAGCCCCTGGTTCCGCAACAAATTCTGGTTGCCTTTTTTCCTGATGAGTGCCCTCTTGACCCTCGTCGTTGCTTTTCAGCGACCGACCCTTAAGAGACTTCCCACCCCTTTGAGCGGTGATCTTTCGCCACAATGGCTGGTTTTGGGTGTAGTCCTTTTAGGGAGCAGTGTCTGGGCGGCATTTGCCACCACGCAGGTGCGCCAATTTGAACCCCGCCCGGGTGCGCTGATCGTGATGACCTATAACCTCCAGCAAGCCAATGACAGCGCTGGCGAACGTTCCTATCAACGTCAGTTGGCTCTGATGCAGAAGGTGGATGCCGATATTATTGCCTTGCAGGAGTCTGATTCGGCGCGCGTCTCGCTTAACAACGCCGACCTGGTGCGCTATTTTGCCGGTAAGCTGGGTTACCATGCTTATTATGGGCCAGGACCAATCAGCGGCACCTATGGCACCGCAATTCTTTCCAAGTATCCTCTTCAAAACCCGCACGTTGTGTTTAGTTATAGCGACCAGGATGAGATCGGCACTGCTGTAGCCGAAATCGAGGTTGGCGGCAGGCGTTTGATCATCTACAATGTCCACCCGGACGGATCAGAAGAAGCGATGATGGCCTTCGCCCAAGCCCTGCTTGAGCAGATTGGGGATCATCGGTATGTGATTGCGCTGGGGGATTACAACCTGCGAGATGATGATCCTGCCTATCAAGTCATTGCAGCGCGCTTGAGCAATGTTTGGGAAAGCCTGTATCCCTCCAAAATTAGCCCGGACGGAATTGATATGTCCGGTCGAAATCGCATCGATCATATCTTTCTCTCGGCGCCATTGAAACCACGCTGGGCGACCTACCTTCTACCGCCCGATTCGGCAACCGATCATCCCGTCCACTGGGCGGAAATTATTTGGGAAGAATGA